Proteins encoded together in one Amblyomma americanum isolate KBUSLIRL-KWMA chromosome 1, ASM5285725v1, whole genome shotgun sequence window:
- the LOC144113131 gene encoding uncharacterized protein LOC144113131 codes for MAPVGDPSALAAPNQVTGYNPQSLQIVTMDTHQSEDTTQGEDPLPTEDDYLQDMVRVWRGKNAAAASRDAGAGATQQQAPASSAHTQGGSALNAASKSSKQLRWRPQNTPRIEKDDIVVVLKPRNTVGLKATFGPGRAGAADRSILGDDANAGLEVWPVWDQNVLVCALKSVDAAEKLLRDIVLPVGERELPFRGHPKPSGAFCRGVVTVSPDETSESVKRKLSAEQNVVSVRKLGGTPVAVITFAGTKVPRTVLYSYERLPVRLYKKTVPACHRCGTVGHRADACPRPQPGRCKRCGVQVLDATPDGPAEHDCVPSCLICGGGHPTGAPGCAGWFRKAIKPSSPSGSKPKTKTGPKQAPPPKAKKAPADQETKAKPGTSKPVKSATQAVPPVLNARDFPPLAPVQPQESSWSRAVSGPPTRPSPTETALQQQVEELRRQNQILARKIQELEAKQAGSSEPMQEAEPDDEDDGSSVTSCLTSVSRQCGDTVVGSAGRVAGLEALQRQTEQLEEQVAALPNQIMSAVRESSQDMFKAALTQALPDLMAQVTDSVLKAAQPWVSTQIKNATSCESPHLKRKTASRQAAEEHGSGSVAGGSVRPIAGVALAPGQS; via the coding sequence ATGGCCCCGGTCGGGGATCCCTCGGCTCTGGCGGCTCCAAATCAAGTCACCGGATACAACCCGCAGTCCTTGCAGATCGTAACAATGGATACCCATCAATCCGAGGATACGACTCAAGGCGAGGATCCTCTACCAACCGAGGACGATTACCTCCAAGATATGGTCCGCGTCTGGCGCGGAAAGAATGCGGCGGCGGCATCGAGGGACGCTGGTGCTGGTGCCACCCAGCAACAGGCGCCGGCTAGCTCTGCGCATACGCAGGGCGGGAGTGCGCTGAACGCAGCCTCGAAGAGCTCCAAGCAACTCCGGTGGCGGCCGCAGAACACGCCGCGCATTGAAAAAGATGACATCGTCGTGGTGCTAAAACCAAGAAACACGGTCGGCCTCAAGGCAACTTTTGGTCCTGGACGAGCCGGCGCTGCAGACCGCAGCATCCTCGGGGACGACGCAAATGCTGGACTTGAGGTGTGGCCCGTTTGGGACCAAAACGTCCttgtatgtgcactgaaatctgtCGACGCCGCGGAGAAGCTACTCCGGGATATTGTGCTGCCGGTAGGGGAACGCGAGCTACCGTTCCGGGGACACCCTAAACCCTCCGGTGCGTTCTGTCGAGGCGTCGTGACTGTTTCGCCAGACGAAACGTCTGAAAGTGTTAAACGAAAACTCAGTGCGGAACAAAATGTGGTGTCTGTGCGCAAGCTAGGGGGAACCCCGGTTGCGGTGATCACCTTCGCGGGGACCAAGGTGCCACGGACGGTGTTGTACAGCTACGAACGGCTCCCTGTTCGCTTGTACAAGAAAACAGTGCCAGCATGCCACCGCTGTGGCACAGTGGGCCATCGGGCCGATGCGTGCCCGCGACCGCAgccgggccgctgcaaacgctgcGGAGTCCAGGTTCTCGATGCCACTCCTGACGGCCCGGCAGAACATGACTGTGTTCCGAGCTGCCTCATCTGCGGAGGCGGCCACCCTACCGGAGCTCCTGGCTGTGCCGGGTGGTTCCGGAAAGCCATCAAACCGAGCTCCCCATCCGGATCCAAACCGAAGACAAAGACGGGGCCCAAGCAGGCTCCTCCGCCCAAGGCCAAGAAAGCGCCAGCCGATCAGGAAACCAAGGCCAAACCCGGCACATCGAAACCTGTCAAGTCCGCGACCCAGGCGGTGCCCCCGGTCCTCAACGCCAGGGACTTCCCGCCCTTGGCACCCGTCCAACCACAGGAGAGCAGTTGGAGTAGGGCAGTCTCCGGGCCCCCTACCCGTCCCTCCCCTACCGAAACCGCCCTACAGCAGCAGGTAGAGGAGCTCAGGCGCCAGAACCAAATTCTAGCGCGCAAAATTCAAGAATTAGAGGCCAAACAGGCCGGGTCATCCGAACCAATGCAAGAAGCTGAGccagatgacgaggatgacgggTCATCCGTAACATCTTGCCTCACTAGCGTCTCGCGGCAGTGCGGGGACACGGTAGTTGGATCTGCTGGTCGCGTCGCCGGCCTAGAGGCACTGCAGCGCCAAACCGAGCAACTGGAGGAGCAAGTGGCGGCCCTCCCGAATCAAATCATGTCAGCAGTCCGCGAGTCCTCCCAGGACATGTTCAAGGCAGCTTTAACGCAAGCACTTCCCGACCTTATGGCCCAGGTCACTGACTCGGTCCTTAAAGCCGCGCAGCCCTGGGTCAGCACCCAAATTAAGAACGCCACTAGCTGCGAATCCCCTCACCTCAAACGTAAGACAGCCTCCCGCCAGGCAGCGGAGGAACATGGTTCAGGATCTGTAGCTGGTGGGTCGGTGCGGCCAATCGCTGGGGTTGCGCTGGCTCCCGGCCAGAGCTAG